A portion of the Choristoneura fumiferana chromosome 20, NRCan_CFum_1, whole genome shotgun sequence genome contains these proteins:
- the LOC141439032 gene encoding uncharacterized protein → MSKRRALKELLNLLGDSNEVPKKRRIIYSSDSDDDESGEHEQCHSKNKRRRIRLPSSESLEETTGKSDENILELIGEPSKNENSMEINQKLAELWLKLMTKGLDKDIKEKIIEKIPAISNCNFKAPKLNQEVLVTLSNHAKTRDEKIQQKQDQIGYIMASLNKLLKNLITKNDKDNIEHLSDCMRLVCDLQFLESQTRRAVILPGLNKSLKDMIEKTEITDMLFGTELNSIIKRSKDLERSTKDLKKTTLNYWGPSTSTHYNQPRGGQRGNYLNRVRAVQRKYYRPVASAPLSQAPATSQQWGHYRAARGRRPAQQSAARRRD, encoded by the exons ATGAGCAAACGAAGAGCATTAAAAGAATTATTAAACCTGCTGGGAGATTCAAATGAAG ttcCTAAAAAGAgaagaataatttattcaagtgactctgatgatgatgaatcaggTGAACATGAACAGTGTCATTCTAAGAATAAACGGAGACGAATTAGACTGCCCAGTTCTGAAAGCTTGGAAGAAACAACTGGAAAaagtgatgaaaatattttagagCTCATTGGGGAACCCAGTAAAAATGAGAACAGCATGGAAATTAACCAAAAGCTAGCGGAATTGTGGTTAAAATTAATGACAAAAGGCTTGGATAAAGACATTAAggaaaaaattatagaaaaaattCCAGCCATTAGTAACTGCAATTTTAAAGCCCCTAAGCTAAATCAGGAGGTACTGGTTACTTTAAGTAACCACGCGAAAACCAGGGATGAAAAAATCCAACAAAAACAGGACCAAATAGGTTACATAATGGCCagcttaaataaattattaaaaaatttaatcacaAAAAATGACAAGGACAACATTGAACACCTGAGTGATTGTATGAGATTGGTTTGTGATTTACAATTTCTTGAATCTCAAACAAGAAGAGCAGTCATACTACCAGGCTTAAATAAAAGTCTAAAGGATATGATAGAAAAGACTGAAATTACAGATATGCTATTTGGCACTGAATTAAATAGCATTATTAAAAGATCAAAAGATTTAGAAAGATCAACTAAAGATCTCAAAAAGACCACTTTAAACTATTGGGGCCCGTCCACATCAACCCATTACAATCAACCTCGGGGCGGGCAACGAGGCAACTACCTGAACAGGGTCAGAGCAGTACAGAGGAAGTATTATCGTCCCGTAGCATCAGCCCCGCTATCTCAAGCTCCAGCAACATCTCAGCAGTGGGGTCATTACCGAGCAGCACGAGGCCGGCGCCCAGCCCAGCAATCAGCGGCGAGGAGGAGAGATTAG